In Paraburkholderia phenazinium, the following are encoded in one genomic region:
- a CDS encoding anaerobic sulfatase maturase — translation MAKPVGSTCNIDCTYCYYLHKEHLLDQHRGRRMESSMLERYIRQYIEAQNADEIVFSWQGGEPTMLGLAFFELIVELQARYRLMGRRIVNDLQTNATLLDDAWCAFLAKHDFLVGVSIDGPRALHDAFRVDRKGNSTFDSVMRGIGALKRHGVRFNTLTVVNRINAKRPLDVYRFLRDEIGSTYMQFIPCVEPKDFTTVAPQHWPLDSMPLMDSSAARPGNPDSIVTEWSVDPQDWGYFLCRTFDEWDRKDAGRVLVSVFETAVAQSMGQPAQTCVTAEFCGKALAVEHDGTAYSCDHYVYPDFALGNIQNEHLGAMAFSARQQTFGYAKRSTLPTYCKQCKHLKLCWGECPKNRFLRTPDGEPGLNYLCAGIQRFHNHAGPRLRQMAAQLA, via the coding sequence ATGGCCAAGCCGGTGGGTTCGACGTGCAATATCGATTGCACTTACTGCTACTACCTGCACAAGGAACACCTGCTCGATCAACATCGCGGCCGGCGGATGGAGTCGTCGATGCTGGAACGCTATATCAGGCAGTACATCGAGGCGCAGAACGCCGATGAGATTGTGTTTTCCTGGCAAGGCGGCGAGCCGACCATGTTAGGTCTCGCGTTCTTTGAGCTGATCGTGGAGTTGCAGGCGCGCTACCGGCTCATGGGGCGACGCATTGTCAACGACCTGCAGACCAATGCCACACTGCTCGACGATGCCTGGTGCGCGTTCCTCGCGAAGCACGATTTTCTGGTGGGCGTCAGTATCGATGGACCGCGCGCGCTTCACGATGCGTTTCGCGTGGACCGGAAAGGCAACTCCACGTTCGACTCGGTCATGCGCGGGATCGGCGCGCTGAAGCGCCATGGCGTGCGATTTAACACGCTGACCGTGGTCAACCGCATCAACGCGAAGCGCCCGCTCGATGTCTACCGCTTTCTGCGCGACGAGATCGGCTCGACCTATATGCAGTTCATTCCATGCGTGGAGCCGAAAGACTTCACGACGGTTGCTCCGCAACACTGGCCGCTCGACTCCATGCCTTTGATGGACTCAAGTGCGGCGAGGCCAGGAAACCCCGACTCGATCGTCACCGAATGGTCCGTCGACCCACAGGATTGGGGCTACTTTCTTTGCCGCACCTTCGACGAATGGGACCGTAAGGACGCCGGACGGGTGCTGGTCAGTGTGTTCGAGACCGCCGTGGCGCAGTCCATGGGTCAGCCGGCACAAACCTGCGTGACGGCTGAGTTCTGCGGCAAGGCGCTCGCCGTGGAGCACGACGGCACCGCCTACTCATGCGATCACTATGTCTATCCTGACTTCGCTCTGGGCAACATCCAGAACGAGCATCTCGGCGCGATGGCATTTTCTGCCCGTCAGCAGACGTTTGGATATGCGAAGCGGAGCACGTTGCCTACCTACTGCAAACAATGCAAGCACCTGAAACTGTGCTGGGGGGAGTGTCCGAAGAACCGCTTCCTGCGTACGCCTGACGGAGAGCCGGGGCTTAACTACCTGTGCGCAGGAATCCAGCGCTTTCATAACCACGCCGGTCCTCGGCTCCGGCAGATGGCGGCGCAACTCGCGTGA
- a CDS encoding single-stranded DNA-binding protein produces the protein MASVNKVILVGNLGADPEVRYLPSGDAVANIRLATTDRYKDKTSGEMKEATEWHRVSFFGRLAEIVNEYLKKGSSVYIEGRIRTRKWQAQDGTDRYSTEIVAEQMQMLGGRGGAMGGGGDEGGYSREPSERSGGGGGRVASGGGASRGGSGGGGSSRPSAPAGGGFDEMDDDIPF, from the coding sequence ATGGCATCCGTGAACAAGGTCATTCTCGTCGGCAACCTCGGAGCCGATCCGGAAGTCCGTTATCTTCCGAGCGGCGACGCAGTGGCGAACATCCGCCTTGCGACGACGGACCGGTACAAGGACAAGACGTCCGGCGAAATGAAGGAAGCCACCGAGTGGCACCGGGTTTCGTTCTTCGGGCGGTTGGCCGAGATCGTGAACGAATACCTCAAGAAGGGCTCGTCGGTTTATATCGAAGGGCGCATTCGTACGCGTAAGTGGCAGGCTCAGGATGGGACGGATCGTTATTCCACTGAGATCGTGGCCGAGCAGATGCAGATGCTGGGTGGCCGTGGTGGCGCGATGGGTGGTGGTGGCGACGAAGGCGGGTATAGCCGCGAGCCGTCGGAGCGCAGTGGTGGTGGTGGTGGTCGCGTGGCTTCGGGTGGTGGCGCTTCGCGTGGGGGTAGCGGCGGTGGTGGTTCGAGCCGTCCGAGCGCGCCGGCCGGCGGCGGGTTTGATGAGATGGATGACGATATTCCGTTCTGA
- a CDS encoding arylsulfatase has product MFYKPASRHPALLRVAAAAALICTGVAPALAQTSQKPNIVLIVSDDTGWGDLGVYGGGEGRGAPTPNLDRMAHEGMQFWDFYGQPSCTPGRAAMQTGRLPNRSGMTTVAAPGQGGGLPKGEVTVADVLKNAGYSTFFTGKWHLGEADYAMPTAHGYDEMKSVYLYHLNAYTYADSKWNPDWPVDIQKVKPLGELQGKAGENAQEVRKITSEDIPTLDQGVETASIDYINGHSHDSKPFFMSINFTKNHQPNLPAPEFVGKSAVKTKYGDAVVELDTRIGRVMDAIRAAGIADNTLVFYTVDNGAWQDVYPDAGWTPFRGTKGTDMEAGSRVPAIAWWPKHIKPYGSSWDIAGGLDLMATFAHVAGATLPTTDREGKPTIFDSYDMTPILLGTGKSRRNFWLYQTEDELAPGAIRVGKFKAVFNLRGDYPPFSDEEHTGWRGPDKYVATVPRLYDLQADPGEHYDIFMTSWTEKSWTMPIFDEVLKQSLDSYIKYPPRPVQSVSYTGPVRNSQFQRVEALRQRLESIQKGSAAGD; this is encoded by the coding sequence ATGTTTTATAAACCTGCATCGAGGCACCCAGCGCTCCTGAGAGTCGCCGCGGCGGCCGCGTTGATCTGCACCGGGGTCGCACCGGCACTGGCGCAGACCAGCCAGAAACCGAACATTGTCCTGATCGTCTCGGACGACACCGGCTGGGGGGACCTGGGCGTATATGGCGGCGGGGAAGGGCGCGGGGCGCCTACCCCGAATCTGGACCGCATGGCGCACGAAGGCATGCAGTTCTGGGACTTCTATGGACAACCGAGTTGCACCCCCGGCCGTGCTGCGATGCAGACCGGACGCTTGCCGAACCGCAGCGGGATGACGACGGTTGCGGCGCCTGGGCAGGGTGGCGGTCTGCCGAAGGGCGAGGTGACTGTGGCCGACGTGCTCAAGAACGCGGGTTACTCCACGTTCTTCACCGGCAAATGGCATCTGGGTGAAGCCGACTACGCGATGCCGACAGCGCATGGCTACGACGAAATGAAGAGCGTTTATCTGTATCACCTGAACGCCTATACGTACGCCGATTCGAAATGGAATCCCGACTGGCCGGTCGACATTCAGAAGGTGAAGCCATTGGGCGAGTTGCAGGGCAAGGCGGGTGAAAATGCGCAGGAGGTTCGGAAAATCACCAGCGAGGATATTCCTACGCTGGACCAGGGTGTCGAGACCGCGTCCATTGACTACATTAACGGCCATTCCCACGACAGCAAGCCGTTCTTCATGAGCATCAACTTCACGAAGAACCATCAGCCTAATCTGCCGGCGCCTGAGTTCGTTGGGAAATCGGCAGTCAAGACCAAGTACGGCGACGCGGTCGTCGAGCTAGACACCCGTATCGGTCGCGTGATGGACGCGATCCGTGCCGCGGGCATTGCCGACAACACGCTCGTGTTCTACACCGTGGACAACGGCGCATGGCAAGACGTGTATCCGGATGCCGGATGGACTCCGTTCCGCGGCACCAAGGGCACCGACATGGAAGCCGGCAGCCGCGTTCCCGCCATTGCCTGGTGGCCGAAGCACATCAAGCCCTATGGTTCGTCGTGGGACATCGCCGGTGGTCTCGACTTGATGGCTACCTTTGCACACGTAGCAGGGGCGACCTTGCCGACCACCGATCGCGAGGGCAAGCCGACTATCTTCGACAGCTACGATATGACGCCGATTCTGCTGGGTACCGGCAAGTCCAGGCGTAACTTCTGGCTCTACCAGACCGAAGATGAGCTTGCACCTGGCGCTATCCGCGTCGGAAAGTTCAAGGCTGTGTTCAATCTGCGTGGCGATTACCCGCCCTTCTCCGATGAGGAGCACACAGGCTGGCGTGGTCCGGACAAATATGTCGCGACCGTGCCGCGCCTCTATGACCTGCAGGCCGATCCGGGTGAACACTACGACATCTTCATGACCAGCTGGACTGAAAAGAGCTGGACCATGCCGATCTTCGACGAGGTTCTGAAGCAGTCGCTTGACAGCTACATCAAATATCCGCCGCGACCGGTCCAGAGCGTGTCCTACACGGGGCCAGTGAGGAATTCGCAGTTCCAGCGCGTCGAGGCGCTGCGCCAGCGACTCGAATCGATCCAGAAGGGGAGCGCAGCCGGCGATTAA
- a CDS encoding MFS transporter encodes MSNPSATSSRMSAPELRATVSLAGIFALRMLGLFMIMPVFSIYAKTIPGGNNVLLVGIALGAYGVTQSLLYIFYGWVSDKVGRKPVIATGLAIFALGSFVAAGAHDMTWIIVGRVIQGMGAVSSAVLAFIADLTSEEHRTKAMAMVGGSIGVSFAVAIVGAPIVFEWVGMSGLFTLVGIFSILAIGVVIWIVPNAPMPVHVRAPFSEVLHNVELLRLNFGVLVLHATQTALFLVVPRILEAGGLPVASHWKVYLPVMGLSFVMMVPAIIAAEKRGKMKVVLVSAIGLILIGQLLLGVAPHTILSVAGILFVYFLGFNILEASQPSLVSKLAPGSRKGAATGVYNTTQSIGLAIGGVLGGVLLKADGQSAVFFACSGLVFCWLIIAANMKPPPLRKAS; translated from the coding sequence ATGTCCAATCCGTCCGCAACCTCTTCACGCATGAGCGCGCCTGAACTGCGTGCGACCGTGTCGCTCGCAGGCATCTTTGCCCTGCGCATGCTCGGTCTCTTCATGATCATGCCGGTGTTCTCGATCTACGCGAAAACCATCCCCGGCGGAAACAACGTCCTGCTGGTGGGGATCGCGCTAGGCGCATACGGCGTGACGCAATCGCTGCTGTATATCTTCTACGGCTGGGTTTCCGACAAGGTGGGGCGCAAGCCGGTGATCGCCACCGGGCTCGCGATCTTCGCGCTCGGCAGCTTTGTCGCGGCGGGGGCGCACGACATGACGTGGATCATCGTCGGTCGAGTGATTCAGGGGATGGGCGCAGTGTCGTCCGCCGTGCTCGCTTTTATCGCGGATCTCACGTCCGAAGAGCATCGCACCAAGGCGATGGCGATGGTGGGCGGCAGCATTGGCGTGTCGTTCGCCGTGGCGATTGTCGGCGCGCCGATCGTGTTCGAGTGGGTCGGCATGAGCGGCCTGTTCACGCTGGTCGGCATTTTCTCGATTCTGGCGATTGGCGTGGTGATCTGGATCGTGCCGAACGCGCCCATGCCCGTGCACGTGCGCGCACCGTTCTCGGAAGTGCTGCACAACGTCGAGTTGCTGCGTTTGAACTTTGGCGTGCTGGTGCTGCACGCGACGCAAACGGCGCTGTTCCTGGTGGTGCCGCGCATTCTGGAAGCGGGCGGCTTACCGGTCGCGTCGCATTGGAAGGTTTATTTGCCGGTGATGGGGCTGTCGTTCGTGATGATGGTCCCGGCGATCATCGCGGCGGAAAAGCGCGGCAAGATGAAGGTGGTGCTCGTCAGTGCGATTGGTCTTATCCTGATCGGACAGTTGCTGCTGGGCGTCGCGCCCCATACCATTCTGAGTGTGGCCGGGATCCTGTTTGTCTACTTTCTCGGCTTCAATATTCTTGAAGCGTCGCAGCCTTCGCTGGTGTCGAAACTGGCGCCGGGCTCGCGCAAAGGTGCGGCGACGGGCGTGTACAACACCACGCAGTCGATCGGCCTCGCCATTGGCGGCGTGCTCGGCGGTGTGCTGCTGAAGGCGGACGGACAGAGCGCGGTGTTCTTCGCCTGCTCCGGGCTGGTATTTTGCTGGCTTATAATCGCGGCAAATATGAAGCCGCCGCCGCTCAGGAAGGCATCATAG
- a CDS encoding SphA family protein, which yields MNGLSARRLPYGCLSAMVASVAFGWVSLASATEGGIGRPITGMQIAPYAGIVPPTSDWMVSVTSIYYEGSLGKSKAIPVAGTVSMGLDYHISYNLISVAKSWGITAGGWNFASAFSVPVQYTSVSSFHGLLPADSGTQFADIFFTPVVAGYHLTKVDHIALSIQMYAPTGAYSASRLANAGQNTWTFVPTIAYTKLLPSQDIELSANYGVEFYTANNATHYHNAPVSVLDLLALKRLTGGWGVGLIGGWVQQLGDDYGGLADVTGGASGHSIGMGPVVTWSGKWSSTPVSASLRWVNEFEVRNRPKGNAVELSLGASFK from the coding sequence ATGAATGGATTGTCAGCGCGGCGCCTGCCGTATGGCTGCCTGTCGGCGATGGTGGCGTCGGTGGCATTTGGCTGGGTGTCGCTCGCGAGCGCGACAGAAGGGGGGATTGGCCGGCCGATCACGGGCATGCAGATCGCGCCGTATGCGGGGATTGTGCCGCCCACCTCGGACTGGATGGTTTCGGTCACCTCCATTTACTACGAAGGCTCGCTCGGCAAAAGCAAAGCCATCCCGGTTGCCGGCACCGTTTCAATGGGCCTTGATTACCATATCTCGTACAACCTGATCAGCGTGGCAAAGAGCTGGGGCATCACCGCGGGCGGCTGGAATTTCGCATCGGCATTCAGCGTGCCGGTTCAGTACACGTCGGTTTCGTCGTTCCACGGCCTGCTCCCGGCCGACAGCGGCACACAGTTCGCCGACATCTTCTTTACCCCGGTCGTCGCCGGTTATCACCTGACTAAAGTCGATCATATTGCGTTGAGCATTCAGATGTATGCGCCCACCGGCGCCTACAGCGCAAGCCGTCTTGCCAATGCTGGACAGAACACCTGGACGTTCGTCCCGACCATTGCGTACACGAAACTGCTGCCCTCACAGGACATTGAGTTGTCGGCGAACTACGGCGTCGAGTTCTATACCGCCAATAACGCCACGCACTATCACAACGCCCCCGTCAGCGTTCTGGACCTGCTCGCGCTAAAGCGCCTCACCGGCGGTTGGGGCGTGGGCCTGATCGGCGGTTGGGTTCAGCAATTGGGCGACGACTACGGTGGACTGGCCGATGTCACCGGAGGCGCGAGCGGGCACTCGATCGGCATGGGGCCTGTCGTCACCTGGTCGGGAAAATGGAGTAGTACGCCCGTTTCAGCATCCCTGCGCTGGGTCAACGAGTTTGAAGTCCGTAATCGTCCCAAGGGCAATGCAGTCGAGTTGTCGCTTGGCGCCAGCTTCAAATAG